From one Planktothrix agardhii NIES-204 genomic stretch:
- the rbcS gene encoding ribulose 1,5-bisphosphate carboxylase/oxygenase small subunit: MRTLPKERRFETLSYLPPLTDAQIVKQVQYILDQGYIPGVEFSESSEPTQHYWTLWKLPLFNATTSQEVLNEVQACRQENSKSYIRVMGFDNVKQCQVLSFIVHKPSSSLY, translated from the coding sequence ATGCGGACATTACCAAAAGAACGTCGTTTTGAAACGTTATCCTATCTTCCCCCCTTGACCGATGCTCAAATCGTCAAGCAAGTCCAATATATTCTGGATCAAGGATATATCCCCGGTGTGGAGTTTAGCGAATCTTCCGAACCCACCCAACATTATTGGACGCTGTGGAAACTGCCTTTATTCAATGCCACTACTTCTCAAGAAGTTTTGAATGAAGTTCAAGCTTGCCGCCAAGAAAATTCTAAATCCTATATCCGTGTGATGGGTTTTGATAACGTGAAGCAATGCCAAGTGTTAAGCTTCATCGTCCACAAACCCAGTAGCTCTTTATACTAA
- the rbcX gene encoding putative Rubisco chaperonin — MDIKQVAKETSKVLASYLTYQAVRIITDQLWETNPGQAIWLSEFSSTGKIQDGEAYLQEMLQENQEMAFRMMTVREHLVQEVADYLPEMVRENIQKANIDYRRQYLERITQLSSVESNPEIELQTDSEPNPDLR; from the coding sequence ATGGACATCAAACAAGTTGCGAAAGAAACATCAAAAGTGCTGGCAAGTTACCTGACCTATCAGGCTGTAAGGATTATCACGGATCAACTATGGGAAACTAACCCTGGACAAGCGATCTGGCTGAGTGAATTTTCCTCAACCGGGAAGATTCAGGACGGAGAAGCCTATCTACAGGAAATGCTCCAAGAAAATCAGGAGATGGCGTTTCGGATGATGACGGTACGGGAACATCTCGTGCAGGAAGTAGCCGATTATTTACCGGAAATGGTTCGTGAAAATATTCAAAAAGCCAATATAGATTATCGGCGCCAGTATTTAGAACGAATTACGCAACTGAGTAGTGTTGAATCTAACCCAGAAATCGAATTACAAACCGATTCAGAACCGAACCCCGACTTGCGGTGA